Proteins from a genomic interval of Bacteroidota bacterium:
- a CDS encoding mechanosensitive ion channel family protein: MKAKLIEQIGNWLVGLGINQDFVFTLIAIVALILIVILSFFADAIAKKIILVSLQRIIAKSKTQWDDILFKKKVFNNLAHIAPALVIYYLFEYVFVTSFPETVSFLHAAILVLIIVISLITISSFLNGLHEIYYTLPISKNRPISGYVQLVKILFYFIGGILILSIIFDKELGYFFTGLGAFAAVLILVFKDTILGFVSSIQLSANNMVKPGDWISMPKQNTDGIVTEINLTTVKIQNWDKTISTVPTYSLISESFNNWKGMEESGGRRIKRHISIDMKSIKFCDDILIEKFKQIKLLGNYLNKKTHEIEDDNIKNDLPISDNVNKRQLTNIGIFRKYIEEYLDKHPKINSDMTFLIRQLQPNEKGLPIEIYVFSKNQEWVGFEAIQSDIFDHLLAIMPEFELKVFQNPTGDDFRKLQF, translated from the coding sequence ATGAAAGCAAAACTAATTGAACAAATAGGAAATTGGCTGGTAGGATTAGGAATTAATCAAGATTTTGTATTTACACTTATTGCAATTGTTGCTCTGATATTAATTGTTATACTTTCCTTTTTTGCAGATGCAATTGCAAAAAAAATAATCTTGGTTAGCTTACAAAGAATTATTGCAAAAAGTAAAACACAGTGGGATGATATATTATTTAAGAAAAAAGTTTTTAATAATTTGGCTCATATTGCACCAGCTTTAGTCATCTACTATTTGTTTGAATATGTGTTTGTTACTTCCTTTCCGGAAACGGTTAGTTTTCTTCATGCTGCTATTCTGGTACTTATTATTGTTATCAGCCTTATCACAATTTCGTCTTTTCTGAATGGTTTGCACGAAATTTATTACACTTTGCCAATATCTAAAAATCGACCCATAAGCGGATATGTTCAATTGGTTAAAATCTTATTTTATTTCATTGGTGGAATTTTAATTCTGTCGATAATTTTCGACAAGGAATTAGGATATTTTTTCACAGGACTTGGTGCATTTGCAGCGGTTCTAATTTTGGTTTTTAAAGATACAATTTTGGGTTTTGTATCGAGCATTCAACTCTCGGCAAACAATATGGTGAAGCCGGGCGATTGGATTTCGATGCCGAAACAAAATACTGATGGAATAGTTACAGAAATTAATCTGACTACCGTGAAAATTCAGAACTGGGATAAGACAATCAGTACAGTTCCTACTTATTCTCTAATTTCAGAATCGTTCAACAATTGGAAAGGTATGGAAGAATCGGGTGGAAGAAGGATTAAGCGTCACATTAGTATTGATATGAAAAGCATCAAATTTTGTGATGATATTTTGATAGAAAAGTTCAAGCAAATAAAACTTCTCGGTAATTACTTGAATAAAAAAACTCATGAAATTGAAGATGATAATATAAAAAATGATCTTCCAATTTCAGATAATGTAAACAAACGACAGCTCACAAATATTGGAATATTTAGAAAATATATAGAAGAATATTTGGACAAACATCCCAAAATAAATAGCGATATGACCTTTTTAATCAGGCAGTTACAGCCAAATGAAAAAGGTCTTCCTATAGAAATTTATGTATTTAGTAAAAATCAAGAATGGGTTGGTTTTGAAGCTATTCAGTCAGACATTTTTGATCACTTGTTAGCAATTATGCCCGAATTTGAACTGAAGGTTTTTCAAAATCCTACTGGCGACGATTTCCGGAAATTGCAATTTTAA
- a CDS encoding VWA domain-containing protein has product MKRHLFIILLLLAFGLKTKAQDTKTEPPLSRILFVFDGSQSMLGRWESDKKINIARKLLMKMVDSLAYIENLELALRVYGHQSYVPPQDCNDTKLEVPFGGNTASKIKQTLKYINPKGTTPIAHSLELAANDFPDCSECRNIIILITDGIESCDGDPCAVSLSLQKKGIVLKPFVIGIGLDMEFKETFECVGHYYDAANEEKFKEVLGIVITQALNSTTAQVNLLDIFGKPTETNVNMTFYDNFSGKFMHNYIHTINNRGNPDTLFLDPLVTYNMVAHTIPPVFIDSIKLTPGQHLVVATDAPQGYLILKSQSNLHRNLNFIVRQADSMKTLNLQKVNTEEKYIIGNYDLEILTSPRIYINDVEIKQSYTTKIEIPKPGIVTFLRSSQAFGSVYIEEDNRLKWILNLNPELKQETFYLQPGRYRVVMRAKHARESIYSNTKKFKVKSSGSQTIKLF; this is encoded by the coding sequence TTGAAACGACATTTATTTATTATTTTGCTGCTCCTCGCTTTTGGTCTGAAAACTAAAGCACAGGATACGAAAACTGAGCCACCTCTTTCTAGAATTCTTTTTGTTTTCGATGGTTCGCAAAGTATGCTCGGACGCTGGGAAAGCGATAAGAAAATTAATATTGCAAGAAAATTGCTAATGAAAATGGTTGATAGTCTGGCATATATCGAAAATCTTGAATTGGCACTCAGAGTTTATGGTCATCAGTCATATGTTCCGCCACAAGATTGCAACGACACAAAACTTGAAGTGCCATTTGGTGGCAACACTGCATCTAAAATAAAACAAACCTTAAAATACATTAATCCGAAAGGAACCACCCCAATTGCGCATTCGCTGGAGCTTGCCGCTAATGATTTTCCCGATTGCTCGGAATGCAGAAATATAATTATTCTTATTACCGATGGCATAGAATCCTGCGATGGCGACCCATGTGCTGTTTCACTTTCTTTGCAGAAAAAAGGAATTGTTCTGAAGCCATTTGTAATTGGTATTGGTTTGGATATGGAGTTTAAGGAAACTTTCGAATGCGTTGGGCACTATTACGATGCTGCTAATGAAGAAAAGTTCAAAGAAGTTCTTGGAATTGTAATTACTCAGGCTCTTAATTCGACCACAGCTCAGGTAAATTTGCTCGACATTTTTGGTAAACCAACTGAAACTAATGTGAATATGACTTTTTATGATAATTTCTCCGGAAAATTTATGCATAATTATATTCACACAATCAATAATAGAGGAAACCCTGATACATTATTTTTAGACCCTTTGGTAACATATAATATGGTTGCTCATACAATTCCACCGGTTTTTATTGATAGCATAAAACTTACGCCGGGACAACATTTGGTTGTTGCAACTGATGCTCCACAAGGATATTTGATTTTAAAATCGCAAAGCAATTTGCATAGAAATTTGAATTTTATTGTGCGTCAGGCTGACAGTATGAAAACTTTGAATCTTCAAAAAGTGAATACGGAGGAAAAATATATTATTGGGAATTACGACCTTGAAATTCTTACAAGTCCGAGAATTTATATCAACGATGTAGAAATAAAGCAAAGTTATACTACTAAAATTGAAATTCCGAAGCCGGGCATAGTAACTTTTTTGCGCTCATCGCAAGCATTTGGCAGCGTTTATATCGAAGAAGATAATCGGCTGAAATGGATATTAAATCTAAATCCTGAACTTAAGCAAGAAACGTTCTACCTACAGCCGGGCAGATACAGAGTTGTTATGAGAGCAAAACATGCCCGCGAAAGCATCTACTCCAACACAAAAAAGTTTAAAGTGAAATCGAGTGGTTCGCAGACAATTAAGTTGTTTTGA
- the pyk gene encoding pyruvate kinase, with product MKNRTKIIATISYEKSDIEFIKSLYSAGMDIVRINTAFQKIEQTQQIIENIRKVSSCIKVLIDTKGPEIRTSEVDEPIKIENAKTYIFKSGKEKTSKNIIYVDYPDFVKVLNLKNRIFIDDGEIEFEVAGKNADSLICKSLNEGTISSFKSVNVPGVKTQLQALTLKDKNFIEFAAKNKINFIAHSFVRNKNDLLEIHAILEKYDFKPVIFAKIENQEGIDNIDEIIENSYGILIARGDLGVETQLEKIPFLQKMIIKKCNTQHKPVIVAAQILHSMINNPRPTRAELCDVANSVIDGADILLLSGETAYGKYAKEAVNIMKKIIFESENQI from the coding sequence TTGAAAAACAGAACAAAAATTATTGCAACTATTTCCTACGAAAAGAGTGATATAGAATTTATTAAAAGTCTTTATTCGGCAGGAATGGATATTGTCCGAATTAATACAGCATTTCAAAAAATTGAGCAAACGCAACAAATTATTGAAAATATTCGAAAAGTTAGTAGTTGCATAAAAGTTTTGATTGACACGAAAGGTCCCGAGATAAGAACTTCTGAAGTTGATGAGCCTATAAAAATTGAAAATGCAAAAACCTATATTTTTAAGTCGGGAAAAGAAAAAACAAGCAAGAATATCATATATGTAGATTATCCGGATTTTGTAAAAGTTTTGAATCTGAAAAATCGTATTTTTATTGACGATGGCGAAATTGAATTTGAAGTTGCTGGAAAAAATGCAGATTCTTTAATTTGTAAATCGCTAAATGAGGGTACAATTTCTTCCTTCAAAAGTGTGAATGTTCCAGGAGTAAAAACTCAATTGCAAGCTTTGACCCTAAAAGACAAAAATTTTATAGAATTTGCAGCTAAAAACAAAATCAATTTTATTGCTCATTCTTTTGTGAGAAACAAAAATGACTTATTGGAGATTCATGCTATTCTTGAGAAATATGATTTCAAACCTGTAATATTTGCAAAAATTGAAAATCAGGAAGGCATTGATAATATTGATGAAATTATTGAAAATTCATATGGGATTTTAATAGCAAGAGGAGATTTAGGCGTTGAAACTCAGCTTGAAAAAATACCTTTTTTGCAAAAAATGATTATCAAAAAATGTAATACCCAACACAAACCGGTAATTGTAGCTGCACAAATTTTACACTCGATGATAAATAATCCTCGCCCAACCAGAGCTGAATTGTGCGATGTGGCAAATTCGGTTATTGATGGAGCTGATATTTTATTGTTGAGCGGCGAAACTGCATATGGAAAATACGCCAAAGAAGCGGTGAATATTATGAAAAAAATTATTTTTGAATCAGAAAATCAAATTTAA
- a CDS encoding T9SS type A sorting domain-containing protein, with product MRKIVSLLFFVGVSVLCFSQNRELNIEKANTTLNERGEVYFKFKIDNRQQINILTRIISIDNVKENLVFAYANKKQFQVFLGFNIDFETLTPPSLLNQISTEKNEKSGENWDFYPTYEEYVNLMNFYANDFSSHCKLEKIGESVEGRDILVMKISDNVDEKEAEPEFFYTSTMHGDETTGFVLMLRLISYLAMEYQNNETVTNLVDNLEIWINPLSNPDGTYFAGNNTVAGATRFNSNYVDLNRNYPDPEDGQHPDGNSLQKENQVMINFMKQHNFVLSANLHTGTEVINYPWDTWQQFHADDDWYYNISREYADTVHANIPAGLYTGYLSDFNNGITNGFQWYSISGGRQDYMNYFLNSREVTMELSLIKSPTENDLPFFWDANYRSLLNYMEQAIYGIRGIVVDSISKEAIKPKIEIFSHDFDNSFVFGSAENGNYHRLIAEGTYDLSINADNHYPKFFTDVQVFNRQATILDAELVPWPAHSDLSEYENIRVKCFPNPVQNISKIYISSPISRSFKIEILDIFGRKMMEILNKKYSEGNNTIDLNFRNLTEGVYFVKIISEDLVIEKTLVKL from the coding sequence ATGAGAAAAATTGTAAGTTTATTATTTTTTGTTGGAGTTTCTGTTTTGTGCTTTTCGCAAAATAGAGAATTAAATATAGAAAAAGCAAACACAACATTGAACGAAAGGGGAGAGGTTTATTTTAAATTTAAGATTGACAACAGGCAACAAATAAATATTCTTACCCGAATTATTTCTATTGATAATGTTAAAGAAAATTTGGTTTTTGCATATGCAAACAAAAAACAGTTTCAGGTATTTTTAGGTTTTAATATTGATTTTGAAACCTTAACGCCGCCTTCATTGCTTAATCAAATTTCGACAGAGAAAAATGAAAAATCTGGTGAAAACTGGGATTTTTATCCAACATATGAGGAATATGTTAATCTTATGAATTTTTATGCAAATGATTTTAGTTCTCATTGCAAGCTCGAAAAAATTGGAGAGAGTGTTGAAGGCAGAGATATTTTAGTTATGAAAATTTCCGATAATGTTGATGAGAAAGAAGCCGAGCCGGAATTTTTTTATACCTCCACAATGCACGGCGACGAAACAACAGGATTTGTCTTAATGCTACGTCTAATTAGTTATCTTGCAATGGAATACCAAAACAACGAGACAGTAACAAATCTTGTTGATAATTTGGAAATTTGGATAAATCCCTTGTCTAATCCTGATGGGACTTACTTTGCTGGAAACAATACTGTTGCCGGTGCCACTCGCTTTAATTCCAATTATGTTGATTTAAACCGGAATTATCCTGATCCGGAAGACGGACAACATCCCGATGGCAATTCTTTACAAAAGGAAAATCAGGTAATGATAAATTTTATGAAGCAGCATAATTTTGTTTTGTCGGCAAACCTACATACCGGAACCGAAGTTATAAACTACCCCTGGGATACATGGCAGCAATTTCATGCCGACGACGATTGGTATTACAACATATCGCGTGAATATGCAGACACGGTTCATGCAAATATTCCGGCAGGACTTTATACTGGCTATCTCAGCGATTTTAACAATGGCATAACCAACGGTTTTCAGTGGTACTCGATAAGTGGCGGGAGGCAGGATTATATGAACTATTTCCTTAATAGCAGAGAAGTTACTATGGAATTGAGCTTGATAAAATCGCCTACCGAAAACGATTTGCCATTTTTTTGGGACGCAAACTACCGCTCCTTGTTAAACTACATGGAGCAAGCAATCTACGGAATTCGAGGGATTGTAGTAGATTCGATTAGCAAAGAAGCCATTAAACCAAAAATTGAAATTTTCTCGCACGATTTTGATAATTCTTTTGTCTTTGGTAGTGCCGAAAACGGAAACTACCACAGGCTTATTGCAGAAGGAACCTATGACCTGAGCATAAATGCCGACAATCATTATCCGAAATTTTTTACAGATGTCCAGGTTTTCAATCGGCAAGCAACAATTTTGGATGCTGAATTGGTCCCTTGGCCTGCACACTCAGATTTGTCAGAATATGAAAATATTCGAGTAAAATGTTTTCCTAATCCTGTTCAAAATATCTCAAAAATATATATTTCTTCGCCAATTAGTAGAAGTTTTAAGATTGAGATTTTAGATATTTTTGGTAGAAAAATGATGGAAATTCTAAATAAAAAATATTCTGAAGGGAATAATACAATCGATTTAAATTTTAGAAATCTTACAGAAGGAGTTTATTTTGTTAAAATAATTTCTGAAGATTTAGTAATAGAAAAGACACTAGTAAAATTATAA